One Streptomyces sp. V4I8 genomic window carries:
- the mtnC gene encoding acireductone synthase translates to MTVRDPRLGSQAVDAVVLDIEGTTSATGFVVDVLYPYSRSRFAALLAERGDDPEVARAVAQVRELTGDPDADAAAVEKALNTWLDEDRKATPLKTLQGIIWSEGFARGDLVSHFYDDVVPRLRAWHAAGVRLYVYSSGSVAAQRAWFTNSPEGDLTSLVSGLYDTENAGPKQEPESYRRIAESTGIEPARLLFLSDRPGELDAARAAGWRTVGVRRPGEPYYEQGVGDHAQAGTFDEITITTSGSST, encoded by the coding sequence GTGACCGTGCGGGATCCCCGGTTGGGCTCGCAGGCCGTGGACGCCGTGGTGCTCGACATCGAGGGCACCACGAGCGCCACCGGGTTCGTCGTGGACGTGCTGTACCCCTACTCGCGCTCGCGGTTCGCGGCGCTGCTCGCCGAGCGGGGCGACGACCCGGAGGTGGCGCGGGCGGTCGCACAGGTGCGGGAGCTGACGGGCGACCCGGACGCCGACGCCGCGGCCGTCGAGAAGGCGCTCAACACCTGGCTGGACGAGGACCGCAAGGCCACCCCGCTGAAGACCCTCCAGGGCATCATCTGGTCCGAGGGCTTCGCCCGCGGTGACCTGGTGTCGCACTTCTACGACGACGTCGTACCGCGACTGCGCGCATGGCACGCGGCGGGCGTACGGCTGTACGTCTACTCGTCCGGTTCGGTGGCCGCCCAGCGGGCGTGGTTCACGAACAGCCCGGAGGGCGACCTGACGTCGCTCGTCTCCGGTCTGTACGACACCGAGAACGCGGGCCCCAAGCAGGAGCCGGAGTCGTACCGCCGTATCGCGGAGTCGACCGGCATCGAGCCCGCCCGTCTCCTCTTCCTCTCCGACCGCCCCGGCGAGCTGGACGCGGCCCGCGCGGCGGGCTGGCGGACGGTCGGCGTCCGGCGGCCCGGGGAGCCGTACTACGAGCAGGGCGTCGGCGACCACGCGCAGGCGGGGACGTTCGACGAGATCACCATCACCACTTCCGGGAGCAGCACGTGA
- the mtnB gene encoding methylthioribulose 1-phosphate dehydratase: MTAEISQLDLEEAGAVLAAESARFASFGWMRGTSGNLSVVLTRDPLRLAVTASGHDKGELTPADVVLVDGQGAAVHGGKPSAEAELHARVAALTGAGAVVHVHTVASVAMGRREPGGIVFKDLEMLKGVGQPAHDVEVALPVIANSQDMKILGDRLEAARDPRMPAVVVAGHGLYVWGDNPRQARHHTEVVEWLLELELTQR; the protein is encoded by the coding sequence GTGACCGCCGAGATCAGCCAACTCGACCTTGAGGAGGCGGGCGCGGTCCTTGCCGCCGAGTCCGCCCGGTTCGCCTCCTTCGGCTGGATGCGGGGCACCTCCGGCAACCTGTCCGTGGTGCTGACCCGCGACCCGCTGCGGCTCGCGGTCACGGCCAGCGGCCACGACAAGGGCGAACTGACGCCCGCGGACGTGGTGCTGGTCGACGGACAGGGTGCCGCGGTGCACGGCGGCAAGCCGTCCGCCGAGGCCGAACTGCACGCGCGCGTGGCCGCGCTGACCGGTGCCGGGGCCGTCGTCCATGTCCACACGGTCGCGTCCGTGGCCATGGGCCGCCGCGAGCCCGGCGGCATCGTCTTCAAGGACCTGGAGATGCTCAAGGGCGTCGGCCAGCCCGCCCACGACGTCGAGGTGGCCCTGCCGGTCATCGCGAACAGCCAGGACATGAAGATCCTCGGCGACCGGCTGGAGGCCGCGCGCGACCCCCGTATGCCCGCGGTCGTCGTGGCCGGACACGGACTGTACGTGTGGGGCGACAACCCGCGCCAGGCCCGGCACCACACCGAAGTGGTGGAGTGGCTGCTGGAGTTGGAGCTCACCCAGCGGTGA